GTCATCCGGCTGCATCACGTGGAGCTGCTCCAGTCGCTCGACCGCCCGCAGGCGCTCGCGTTCCTCGACTTCTTCACGGGCGAGCTGCGTACGTTGGGCCTGCGGCTCATGCTCGACACCGAGGGACCCACGGACTGGATCACGACCGTGGTGGAGCGCTACCGCGACGTGCTCACGCGCGTGGAGCTGGAGAACGAGATCCTCATCGACGGCGTGACGCCGGCGCGCCCCGCGCGGTGGACGGCCGAGTACCGCGCGGCGAAGGCCGCGGCGCCGAACGCGCAGGTGTTCCTCACGAGCGCCGGCAACCACGGCCAGCTCGAGCGCGCCGCGGCGCTCGGCGTGCCGTTCGACCGCGTGGGGCTGCACGCGTACAAGCACGGGCCCCAGTGGATGGAGACGTACTCGTCGCACATGCTCGGCGCGGCCGACGTCGCGCACGCACACGGCACCGCGGTCACGCTCGGAGAGTTCAACTGGAAGAACCTCACCGAGCTCGCGCCCGACTCGCAGCGCATCGCGGCCCGCGACGTGTACGAGACGGTGCTCGGCCCGCGCGCGATCCCGGAGGTCATCGAGTTCCAGTTCCACGAGACGCTCACGTTCAACCCCGCGATCAGCGGCACGAACACCCGCCACTACGAGCCGCTCGCGCTCGACCGGCGGCTGAAGGTCTCGGGCGAGGAGTTCGAGCGCGTCATCCGCGAGTACGGCCGCCCCGACGCCGCCGTGCGCCTGCTGCCGACGACGGTGCGCGAGGCGCGGCTGACGAACGGCGCGGCGACGGCGGAGTTCACGGTGACCAACGCGAGCGACCGTGCCCGCACCGTGACGCTCGCGCCGGAAGCGTACGACGGGCTCACCACGCGGCTGCTCACACCGTCGCGCGTGACGCTGCGCCCGGGCGAGACGCACACCGGCCGCGTGGCGATCCGCCTGTCGACGGGCGCGATGCCGGGCACGTATCACCACTTCGTGCGCGTGACGTACGACGAAGGCACGCACTACGGCTGGGGCGTGGTGTCGAACCCCGGCGTGCCGACGTTCGCCGCGCCGGTGCTCGGCGAGCGCGTGAGCTACCCGCAGGGCGCCGACGTCGTGCGGCGCGCGGGGTGGACGCGGCCGCTCGCCGTGACGTTCGCCGACGACGCGACGGCGCTGGAGCTGGAGTCGGCCTACCAGGTGGCCGGCACGCTGCAGGCGGCGACGGGCGTGCCCGTGTGGCTGTCGCGCGCGAGCGATCTGCCCGACTCGCTGCGCGCCCGCGGCCTGGTCGTCGCGTTAGGCACCGCGCCGGGCGTCGCGGAGGCGAAGCACGGCGTCGTGCGGCTCGACGAGTCGGGCGGCGCCCAGCGGCTGCTGCTCACCGGCATCGACAAGGACGGCGTGCACGCGGCGGCGGCGGAGCTGATGCTGCGCTTCTGGCCGAACGCGAAGGACGCCGCGATGCGGCTCACGGGCAAGGAGCCGGGCAACGCGCTCGGCCACCCGGCGATGATCACGAATCCCAACCCGCCGTGATGTCCTGACGTCCGTGCGGCGCGCGGGAGCTACTGGAACTGCGCGCGGAACTCGCGCAGCTCCTCGCGCAGCGCCGCGAGGTCGGCGCGCAGCTCGTCGACGCTGCGCTCGAGCGCCGCGACGCGGTCGTCGGCCGGAGGGCTGGAATCGTTAGGCGCGCTCTCCAGCGAGGCCGCGGCCGCGGCCTCGCCGCTCAGCAGGTGCGCGTAGCGGTCCTCGCGGCGGCCGGCGGAACGGGGGAGCCGCACCACGAGCGGCTCGGGCTCGCGCGCGGCGAGCGCGGCGAGCGTCGTCTCCACGTCGGCGAGGTCGGCGAACTCCGCGAGGCGCGCCGTGCGCGCGTTCAGCTCCCCCGCTGTCTGCGCGCCGCGCAGCATGAGCACCGCGAGCACGGCGAGCTCGCGCGCGTCGAGGTTCAGCGCGTCGCGCAGGAGCACCTCGTACTTCGTGACGCGCGAGCCGGAGGGCTGGATGGCGCGCATCAGGCCACGCCGGCGCAGCGGCACGATGGCGCGCATCACGCCGTCCTCGTCGAGCCGCATCACCGGGTCGCGGTTGGACGTCTGGTTGCACGCCGCGACGAGCGCGCTCATGGACAGCGGGTAGTTGTCGGGCGTGGTGATCTGCTTCTCGACGAGCGAGCCGAGGACACGCACTTCCTCGGCGGTGAGCGGTGGCTCCATCGGCGGTCTCCTCTCGGTATTGACGTAACAGTATTTATTGATATATAATGCTGCCGTGACCACCGCGACACGCTCCGCCCCCGACCTCGACCGCGCCGTGACGCTGTTCCACGCGCTGTCCGACGTCACGCGCCTGTCGATCCTCGACATGCTGCGCGGCGGCGAGCGGTGCGTGTGCGAGCTGCAGGACGAGCTCGACGCCGCGCAGTCGCGGCTGTCGTTCCACCTGCGCGTGCTCAAGGACGCCGGGCTGGTGGCCGACCGCCGCGAGGGGCGCTGGTCGTACTACAGCATCGTCCCTGACGCGCTGGCCGAGGTGCACGACCTGTCCGTCGCGCTGCAGCCGAAGAAGGGTGCGCTCCCCACGCTCCGGGCCGGGGCGTGCTGCCGTTGACCTCCTCTTTTCTTTTGCCCATGTCATCAACATTTCTTGATCAGATCAGGGCCGAGGTACAGGCGCGCTACGGCGCGACGGCCCAGCGTGTCGCGCAGGGCGCGGGTGCGTCGTGCTGCGGCCCCGCGGACGGCTCGAGCGGCTGTTGCGGGAGCTCGAGCGAGACGTGGGACCCGATCACGGCCGACCTGTACGACGCCGGCGAGACGGCGGGCCTCCCGGCCGAGGCGCTGCTCGCGTCGTTGGGCTGCGGCAATCCGACCGCGCTCGCGGAGCTGAATGCGGGCGAGGTCGTCCTCGACCTGGGCTCCGGCGGCGGCATCGACGTGCTGCTCTCGGCCCGGCGCGTCGGTCCCACGGGCAAGGCGTACGGGCTCGACATGACCGACGAGATGCTCGCGCTCGCGCTGGACAACGCAGCGAAGGCCGGCGCGACGAACGTCGAGTTCCTGAAGGGACACATCGAGGCGATCCCGCTCCCGTCCAGCACCGTCGACGTCATCATCTCGAACTGCGTGATCAACCTCTCCGGCGACAAGCGGCAGGTGCTGCGCGAGGCGTTTCGCGTGCTGAAGCCGGGCGGCCGGTTCGCGGTGAGCGACGTGGTCGTGCGCGAGGGGCTGCCCGCCGCGGTGAAGGAGAGCATGGCGCTGTGGACCGGCTGCGTCGCCGGTGCGCTCGAGGAGACGGAGTTCCTCGCGCTGCTGCGCGAGGTCGGCTTCGAGAACCCGAGCATCGAGCCGACGCGCATCTACACGCGCGACGACGCGGCGGCGCTGCTGCAGGGCACGGGGCTCGATCCCGCGCTCGCCGACCAGGTGGAGGGAAAGATCCTGAGCGGCTTCGTACGCGCCACCAAGCCGGGTCGCCGTCTGACGCCGTTAGGCACCGCCGCGAAGTCCACGCGCGCCTGCGGCTGCGACGACGGCTGCTGCACCTGACGCCTGACGATACCACGGAGGATCCTTCCATGACCGCCACGCTGCGCACCGCACGTCCCGACGATCTACCCGCCGTCACGCGTCTGCTGCAGGATTCCGCGCTGCCGCTCGACGGCGTGGCCGAGTCGCTCCCCGGCTTCGTCGTCGCCGAGGCCGAGGGCGCGCTCGTCGGCGTGGCGGGCCTGGAAGTCTGCTGCGAGCACGCGCTGCTCCGCTCCGTCGCCGTCGACGAGGCGTGGCGCGGACACGGCATCGGCCGCGCGCTCGTGGCGCGCGTCGTCTCCGACGCCGAAGCGCGCGGCATCCACGCGCTCTACCTGCTCACCACCACCGCCGACCGGTACTTCCCGAGCTTCGGCTTTCGGCAGATCCCGCGCGACGAGGTGCCCGACGACGTGCGCGCGACCGCGGAGTTCCGGAGCGCGTGCCCGGCGTCGGCGACGGTGATGACGCGCGCGGTGCACGCCGCGTGACCAACGCGCCGCCGCCGTTCCGCGTGCTGGTGCTGTGCACCGGCAACTCCGCGCGAAGCCAGATCGCCGAGGCGCTGCTCGCCGTGCGCGGCGCCGGGCGCGTCGCGGCGGCGAGCGCGGGATCGCGCCCGGCCGCGCGCGTGAACCCGTACGCCGTCGAGGTGCTGCGCGACCACGGGATCGCGTGGGAGGGCCGCACGCCGAAGAGCATCGACGACGTTGCGGAGGAGCGCTTCGATCTCGTGATCACGGTGTGCGACAACGCGCGCGACGCGTGCCCTCACTTCCCCGGGGCGACGGCGCAGGTGCACTGGGGGCTCCCCGATCCGGCGGAGGCGGTGGGCGCGCTCGCGGCGCGACGCGCGTTCCGGGAGACGTACGACGCGCTCGCCGCGCGCGTCGACGCGCTGCTCGCGCTGCCGCTCGAGCATCTGGAGCCCGCCGCGCTCCGCGAGCGCGCGCAGGCCGTGCACTCGGCGCCGGGTGCCTAACGGCGCGGCGGCGCCGCGAACCGGCGCGACTGGCGCTCGTAGGCGTGCGCGAATGCGAGCACGCGCGCGTCGTCGCCGGGCAGCCCGACCACCGACAGGTTGAGCGCCGGCATCCCGTCGGCACCGAGCCCCGCGGGCACCGAGACCTCGGGCAGCCCGAGCCAGTTGCCGTAGCCGAGCGCGGTGCGCACGTCGGGCCACGGGTCGACCGCGCGCGGCGCGTTGAACGGCATCGTCGGGTACACCATCGCCGCGACGCCGGCGGCACGCATCGACGCCGCGAGCGACGCGACGACCGCCGCGCGCGACCGCGCGAACGAGACACCCGCCGGATCCTCGGCGATCGGGCGGTCGAGCAGCGGCTCGCACGCCTCGAACGTCGCCGGCAGCACGTCGTAGAACGCGCGATACGCCGCGTAGCCGCGCCGCACCGCCGCCCGTGCGTCGTCGGTCCTGCCGGCGAAGTAGCGGAGCAGCGCGTTCGCCGTGGGAGCCGGGGACCGCGAGTCGGGCGCGACGTCGCCGCGCCTACGTGCCGACTCCGCGAACGCATCGCGATAGTCGATGCGCGTCACGGCCGGCTCGAACGAGTCGACGACGGCGCCCGCCGCGCGCAGGTCGGCCAGCGCGCGGTCCCACATCGCGACCGCCTCGGCGGTCATCTGCGCGCGCGGAACGTGCGCGTCCACGATGCCGAGCCGCGCGCCGGCGAGCGCGTCGTCGCGCAGGTGGGCGAGAGGCGCGGGATTCCACGCCTCGGCGCGCGCGAGTGGATCCGACGGATCCGCACCGGCGATCGCGGCGAGCAGCAGCGCGGCGTCGGCCACGCTGCGCGCGAGCGGTCCGTGCGTGTCGAGGTACGGCCACGTCGGGATCACGCCCGTGCGCGGCACGAGCCCGAACGTCGGCTTCATCCCCACCACGCCGGTGAACTGCGCGGGGATGCGGTTCGAGCCGCCGTCGTCGGTGCCTAACGCGGCGAACGCCATCCCCGTCGCCACCGCGACCGCGGAGCCGGCGCTCGAGCCGCCGGGCGTGCGCGTGCCCGTCGCGTCGTGCGGGTTCAGCACCTGGCCGGTGTGGCTGCTCGTGCCGTTGCCGTGGTACGCGAAGTCGTCGGCCGCGGTCTTGCCGAGCACCACCGCGCCCGCCGCGCGGAGCCGCGCCACCTCGAGCGCGTCGCGCGTGACGATCTCCGGGAACAGCCGCGCCCACTCGGCGCTCGATCCCGTCGTCGGCATGCCGGCGACGTCGTAGATCGCCTTCGCGAACACGGGGACGCCGTCGAGCGGGCCACGCGTGCGTCCGCCGCGGCGCCGCGCGTCGGCGGCGCGCGCCTCGTCGAGCGCCGTGTCGGCGAGCGCGTCGATCGCGCGAAAGGTCGCGCCGTCGCGTCGGCACCGCTCCAGCGCGCGCGCGGTGACCTCGGCCGCGGTCCACGCGCCGCGGCGACGGCCCGCGTGGTAGTCGGCGACGGTGCCGTCGAGCGGGTCGCTCGCCATCGCCGCCAAGCGCGTCGCGGGGAGCGCGACGAGCGCGGCGAGCTGCGCGAGGGCTTCGCGTCGGGTGGGGGACATCGCGGCGTGAGCGTGTGGGGTGGCGCCTAACAATACCGCGCCGCACCGCGCCGCACACGCCACGATCGCCGTCAGGCGCCGTTCACCGCGACCGTCAGCGCCGCCTTGAGGCCGTTCGTCACGTCGCCGGTCACCGTCGCGATCTGCAGCTGCGCGCCGTCGCTGAAGACGTTGTCGCTCGCGAGCGAGATCCCGGCGAGGTTGCGCACGCTCGACTCGTAGCCGCTCGTCGCGTACGCCAGGTCGCAGGCCGCCTTCGGCAGCGCGAGCTGCGACGTCGCCACCTTGTTGCGCACGCTCGTCGCCGCGGTGAGGCTCGGGTAGATCTCGAAGTGGACGTGCGGCCAGCGTCCGGCGTAGCAGCCCGGGAAGATCGACTGGAACGTGAGCTTGCCGCTCGCGTCGGCCGCCTGCACGCCGCGCAGGTAGTTCTGGTTCGTCGCGCCGGCCGAGTAGAGCGAGTACAGCCCCGCGCGGTCGCAGTGCCACAGGTACACCGCGCGGTTCGCGAGCACCTCGCACGTGCTGGCCGAGACGAGCGTGAGCTCGATCGTGAGCGGGATGCCGGCCGCGGTGCCCGAGAGCCCGGCGAAGCTCGAGCGGATGTCCTGCCGCACGACGCCGGTGAGGTTCAGGACGTTCGGCCCGTTCGAGCTGTCGCCCGGGTACGGCCCCGCGGTCTCCTCCGGGATCTTCGTCGGGCACGCCGCGCTCGTGCTGGTGCTCCCGGCGCTCGTGCCCGTGCTCGCGCCGGTCCCGGTCGACGATCCGGCGTCGGTGCCGGTGAGGTCGGACGTGGCGCAGCCGAGCAGGCTCAAGGCGCCGAGGCTGGCCCCGAGGCCGGCGCTCCACTTGGCCGCCATGCGCAGGGCGCGGCGACGGCCCATCGTGCCGCCGGTCGCCAGCAGGTCGCGATGCAGGCCGCCGTGGTCGTCGTGGTCGTCGTCGTGGTGGTGCGCGGGGACGACCAGGGAGATGGGGCGCTGGCTCATGGCGGTGATTCCTCGGGTGGGGCGCGACGCGGGGTCGCGGCTCGTCGCGTCGTACGGGAAAGAGACACGCTCCCGGTCCGCGCTCCCCGACGCCGCGGCGCGAACGGCACGTGGGCGTTCCGAATGGCACGTAGGGCCGGAGTTGCGGCCGGTCCCCGCGACCTTCACCGTTCCAATGGGGTAGCAACCGCGTCCCGACCCGATGCCCGTGCTCCCGTGAACCGACGCGTCCTGCAGGTACTGCCCGTCGGCGCCGTGCTTCTCGTGACAGCGGCGGCGCCGTCGCGCGCGACGGGCCCGCTGCACGGCAGTGGGTGCGCGCCGTCGGCGTGCGAGCTGGAGCCCCCGACGCCCGAGGAGGTCCACGCGATCGTCGCCGAAGCCGACCGCCTCGTCGCGCGCTACGCCATGGACACGACGTCCATCGGCCGGCAGTGCCTCGCGCTCGGCACGACCATGCGCGCCCGCATCGACGAGGTGCGCATGCTGCCGGTGATGTGGCGCGCGCCCGACACCGAGGGGTCCCTCGCCGCCGTCACCGGCGATGCGCACCGCGTGGAGCCCGTGCCGGGCGCCGGGCGGGTGCACATCGCGCGCGGCTTCGACTCGCTGAACCCCGAGCGTGGGATTCCCGCCATCGTGGAGACCGCCCGCCACGAGTTCGCGCACCTGAACGGCATGGGTCGGCGCGAGATGTGGGGGCTCGACGACGGCGCGCGGCTCGCCGCCGCGTGCGCGCCCCCTGAGGAGCGCGAGGCCGGACGCTAAACGCACGCTGTACGTAAACGCGCGACGGCGCCATGTTGCGTGGCCCACTCGCCGCACCCGCCGCCCCGCCTCATGGCCTCGCTCGCCCGCACCGAACCCGTCGTCCCCGGCCTCTCCCGGGAGCCCGCCGCGCACGACGAGATCTACCGCGCCATCTTCGACGCGTCGAACGACGCGATCTTCGTCCACGACATCGAGACCGGCGCGGTGCTCGACGCGAACCGCCGCGCGAGCGCGTTCACCGGCGCCACGCTCGACGCGCTGCGCGCGAACGGGCTCGCGTACATCGCCGCCGTGGAGCCGTTCACGCTGGAGCGTGCGCGCGAGCACCTGCAGCGCGCCGCGGCGGGGGAGCCGCAGCGGTTCGAGTGGCGCATGCGCGCCGCCGGCACCGACCGGCTCCGCTGGGTGGAGGTGACGCTGCAGCGCATCACCATTCGCGGCGTCGACCGGCTGCTCGCGCTCGTGCGCGACATCGAGGAGCGCAAGGCGGCCGAAGAGGCGCTGCAGGCGAGCGAGGAGAGCTACCGCACGATCTTCCAGGGCGCCGCCGACGGGATGTACCTGCACGACCCCGAGACCGGCGCGCTGCTCGACGCGAACGACGCCGCCATCGCGCAGCTCGGCCGCTCGGTGGAGGAGCTGAAGGAGCTCGGGTGCATGTTCGCGCAGGACGTCGGCTACACGCCGGAGCGCGCGCTGCCGTACTTCCAGCGCGCGCTCGCCGGCGAGTCGCCGCGGTTCGAGTGGGGGAACCGGCACAAGGACGGGCGGTTCTTCTGGATGGAGACGACGCTCCGCCGCGTCACCATCCGCGGGCGCGACCGCCTGCTCGCGACGGCGCGCAACATCGACGACCACAAGGCGGCCGAGGAGGCGCTGCGCCGCGCGTACGAGGAGATGGAGCGGCGCGTGGCCGAGCGCACCGCGGAGCTGGCGGAGCGCGAGGCGTACTACCGGAGCCTGATCGAGAACACGTCGGACCTCGTCACGTTCGCCGACGCGGCGGGCACGGTGCGCTACCACAGCCCGTCGCTGCAGCGGATGCTCGGCTACCCGTCCGACTCGCACGTCGGCCGCAACGCGTTCGAGATCATCCACCGCGACGACGTCGAGGCGACGCGCGCCGGGTTCGCGGATCTCGTCGCGCATCCCGGCACGACGGGGGTGCTGATCTACCGGCTGCGCCACGCCGACGGCACGTGGCGCACCGTGGAGAGCATCGCGCGCACGGTGGATCCGGCGTCGGCCGAGTCCGGGCTCGTGATCAACACGCGCGACGTCACCGAGCGTCGGCTCGCCGAGGCCGCGCTCGCGCGCGCGAAGGAGGAGGCGGAGCGCGCGAACGCGGCGAAGAGCGAGTTCCTGTCGCGCATGAGCCACGAGCTGCGCACGCCGATGAACTCCATCCTCGGCTTCGGCCAGCTGCTCGCGCGCGCCGAGCTGCCGCCGCAGCACGCGAAGGGCGTCGGCCACATCGTGAAGGCGGGGCGGCATCTCCTGCATCTCATCAACGAGGTGCTCGAGATCTCCCGCATCGAGGCCGGGCGCGAGAGCTTCTCGCTGGAGCCGGTGGCGCTCGGCGCGGTGGTGCATGAGGCGCTGGGGCTCGTGCGGCCGCTCGCCCAGCAGCACGGCGTCGCGCTGCTCGACGCGGGCGTGCCTAACGAGACGTCGGCGGGCGAGGTATGCGTGGTCGCCGACCGGCGGCGGCTCGTGCAGGTGCTGCTCAACCTCCTGAGCAACGCGATCAAGTACAACCGACCCGGCGGCTCGGTGCGGCTCGCGTGCGCGCCGAACGCCGCGGGCGGGTGGAGCGTGCGCGTGCAGGACAGCGGGCGCGGCATCCCGGCCGACCGCGTCGACCAGCTCTTCACGCCGTTCGCGCGGCTCGGCGCGGAGCAGACCGACGTGGAAGGGACGGGGCTCGGGCTCGCGCTGTCGAAGCGGCTGTGCGAGGCGATGGGCGGCGCGCTCGCGCTCGAGGCGAGCGGCGCGTTCGGCAGCGTGTTCCGCATCGACCTGTGCGCGGCGCCGCATCCGCTCGAGCGCCTCGAGGACACCGGCACGTGGGCGGCGATGTCCGCCGAGGGGGGCGAGGCGACGCTGCTGTACGTCGAGGACAACCTCGCGAACCTCAGCCTCGTCGAAGCGATCCTGCTGTCGCGCCCCGGGTGGCGCATCATTCCCGCGCTGCAGGGTCAGCTCGGCGTGGAGCTCGCGCGCGAGCACATGCCCGACGTCATCCTGCTCGACCTGCATCTCCCCGACATCCCGGGCGCCGAGGTGCTGCGTCGACTGCGCGCCGACGCGCGCACGGCGACGATCCCCGTCGTCGTGGTGAGCGCGGACGCGACGGCGAGCTCGCTCGAGCGGCTGCGCCAGGCGGGCGCCGACGCGTATCTCACGAAGCCGCTCGACGTCGACGAGTTCCTGACGGTGGTGCAGCGGCATCTGCCGAGCGCCGCGCGCTGACGGCGCGCTGTATCGGATCGTTACAGGCATCGTAACGCTCCGTTACGGGGCGGCGGTGCGGCGCGACGGCGTCGCGCCGGCGTAAGCGGCGCCTGGGCAAAGCGTTAGGCGCGGGAGCGGGGGCGGGGGGCACGTGGGCTGCCTTGCGAGGGCACGTCGACGTCCGCCCCGTGCCTCTCCCACGAGACCCCGCCATGCCCCGACACCTGCTGTCACTCGCGCTGCTCGCCGGCGTGCTCGCCGCGTGCAGCGATGCCACCGCTCCGTCGTCCACGCTCGCTCCGGGCGGCATCTCGCGCTCCGGTGGCTCCGGCGGCGGTGGAGGCACGAGCGGCGGTGGCGGCGGTGGCGGCAGCAGCGTCAGCGGCATCGGGATCCTGCCGACGACCGCGCCCGCGCCGGACGTGCTGCTCCGCGAGTCGTTCGGCCCGGCCCCGACCTGCTGCGACCCGCCGGCGGGAAGGGCACGGCGAAGGCGACCTCGCTGCACACGACGATCAACGGCTTCTGGGTCGAGTATCCGGGCAGCGGCAACGCGTCGTGGATCGCCCCCGAGACGGGGCAGACCTGGAAGTTCTGTGGCGGGAGCGACGACCCGTACGAGCTCACCTCGCCGCTCCAGACGCAGTACAACGGCTGCGTGGCGTCCGAGTGGTTCGACCCGCCGACGTCGTACCCGACCGCGCTCATGCCGATCACGTTCACGCTGCCGAGTGCCGGCTACGAGCTGAGCATGGAGGGGTATCCGGCGCCGATCGCCGGCGCGTACGTCGCCATCGGCTTCACGAGCTCCGGCGCGGTGACGAGCAACCTCACGACGTCCGGCGCGCTGTGGCTCCGCGTCACCGACCCGACGCGGTTCGGCTTCCCGCTGCACTACGAGCTGCGCGCGGGCAGCCTCGCCAGCGGGCGCGTCATCGCCTCGGGCGACGCCGGGGCATCGGGGTGGAACCGGATGGCGATCCGCTACGCGCCGGCCGCCGGCACCGTCACGCTCACGAACGACGGCGTGGTGATCGGCACGTACGCGTTCACCATGCCGACGCCGAAGTACCTCGCGTTCGAGGGGGTCGGCATCCTCGACGACCTGGTGCTGCGGCAGTAGCACGTGCCCTCGGGTGGCGGGCGATTACGATTCGGCATCGTCGAACCGCGAACGCACCACCGGAGGGAGCGCAGATGAGACGGGTCACGTTCCTCGCCAGCTCGGCCGCCCTCGTCATTGGCGCCGCGGCCGGCGCCTCGATCGCGCAGCAGGTGCAGCAGCCGCAGCCCTACGTCGTCGGCAACCCCGTCGGGCTCCCGGTCACGCCGGGGCCCGGCGGCGCGTTCGAGGCGGTGTCGCCGAACGTGAAGATGTACGGCGCGATCTACTCCGCCGAGAGCTGCTCGTACGATGCGACCCGCGGCGTCATCGTGGTGCCGAACCGCGGCGTGCCTCAGAACGTGCAGACGAACAACGCGTGGGTGTCGTTCATCAACCACGACGGCTCGGTGCACACCGCGCGGTGGATCGGCGTCCAGAACCCCGGCGATCGCGCGAGCCTCGCGCCGCCGCTCGTGCTGAACGAGCCGTACGGCAGCGACATCGCGAACGGCATGCTGTACGTCGCCGACCGTGACGGGGGCACGACGCCGAACGAGCCGAGCGTCGCCGTGATCCGGCGGTTCGACATGCGCACCGGCGCGCCGGCCGGCGAGATTCGCGTCGAGCGCGCGGCGTGGCTGAACGACATCGCCGTCGGCACCGACGGGACGATCTACGCCACGGTGACCGGCGCCGGCGGCACGAACCCCGATCCGACGACGTGGCAGGTGCTGCGCGTCGCGCCCGACGGCGCGGTGTCGGTGTTCGTGCAGGGCGCGCCGCTGCGGCAGCCGAACGGCATCGCGTTCGACCCGCAGGGCAACGTCGTCGTCGTCAACATCGGCACCGCGGACGTGCTCACGTTCTCGCGCGCCGGCCAGCTGCTGAAGACCGAGACCGCGGCGCAGTCGGGCAACGACGGCCTCGTGATCATGCCCGACGGCACGAAGTACGTCAGCAGCGTCGTGAACGGCGGCGTGTCGCGCATCCGCGCCGGCCGCGCCGCGGAGCTCATCGCGCGCAACATCCCGAGCGCGGCGTCGATGTGCTACGATGCGGGCGCGAACCAGCTCGTGATCCCGATGAACCCGAACAACGGCCTCGCGTTCGTGCGGCTGGAGCCGGGCCGTTAGGCCGGGGAAGTTGCGCCGCCGGCGCGGCGCGATTGACAGACGGAGCGTGTGTCACTTGCGTACGTACACACTCCACGCCGCGCCCATGAACACGCGCTTCGCCGTCGCCGTCCACATCCTCACGTTCCTGCAGACGCAGGGCGGGGAGCCCGCCACGTCGGAGCTGATCGCGTCGAGCGTGAACACCAACCCGTCGCTGATCCGGCGGCTGCTCTCGCAGCTCGCGCGGGCGGGGCTCACGACGTCGCAGCTCGGCACTGGCGGCGGCGCGCTGCTCGCCACGCCGGCC
This DNA window, taken from Gemmatirosa kalamazoonensis, encodes the following:
- a CDS encoding SMP-30/gluconolactonase/LRE family protein, translated to MRRVTFLASSAALVIGAAAGASIAQQVQQPQPYVVGNPVGLPVTPGPGGAFEAVSPNVKMYGAIYSAESCSYDATRGVIVVPNRGVPQNVQTNNAWVSFINHDGSVHTARWIGVQNPGDRASLAPPLVLNEPYGSDIANGMLYVADRDGGTTPNEPSVAVIRRFDMRTGAPAGEIRVERAAWLNDIAVGTDGTIYATVTGAGGTNPDPTTWQVLRVAPDGAVSVFVQGAPLRQPNGIAFDPQGNVVVVNIGTADVLTFSRAGQLLKTETAAQSGNDGLVIMPDGTKYVSSVVNGGVSRIRAGRAAELIARNIPSAASMCYDAGANQLVIPMNPNNGLAFVRLEPGR